The uncultured Paludibaculum sp. sequence ATACCCGCGGGCGACGGCGGCGTTGAGGTCACTCCCACGGTCCACCGGGCCTCCACTTGAGATCGAAGGAGTCCGCCCGGGCGGTCGCTGTCAGAGGCGCCGAGGCGAAGCGCCGCACTTGCGCCACGATCCCGGCCAATCCGGATTCGGGTTCGAATCTACTCCGGCGCACGAATGCTCGCCACTGGACGGCTCGGGCGGGGTCTGCGCTGAAAGCTTCGGTCAACCCAACTGGGGTCGCGTCGATTGTGGTGCCACGATGTCGAGAGGTCGACCGAATGGCCTCGGTCAGAAGATCACCGTCAAACGGGTACAGCCGCGCCAGCAGGGCGATGTCGTAGTAGTCCTTGATGCGGCTGTTGAGGAGCCGTCAGCAGGAGGGCTCCCTTCAGAATGAACCGATCCGCGAATGGTGACTTCGCCAGGCGATACAGAAAACGCTCCATGGCGAAGTACTGCAGCAGTTCCTGGAAGGGCCGGCCTTGCGAGCGGGCTTGATTCAGGAGACGTTGGCGGACGGAGGCTCCCAGATCGCGGCCACTCAAAGCATCGCCTCCAGGTATGGACGCATCACTCTTTCCACGCGGTCGACCTTCGCAAACCTGGATAGAGCCGGGTAGTCCGGCTTCCGCGTCCGTTCACGGTAAGCTCGCAGAGCTTCAATGGCGACGTCGAGCCCGATCTTGTTTCGGTACTTGAAGCAATCCGCGATCGTCTTCTCGGGCGAATACATTCTCACGGGTACCTGGTCGATCGAGGTTACGTCGATGCCAGAGCTGAAGGACGGATCGGAGTACCAGAATACGCGTAGCGGAATGCCGTCGAGCTTGGGGATTTGCGCGTGGCTGGGCAGCGCCACATCCACCGCGTGCGGGACCTGGGTCGTGAGGCGATGATGTGCGAGCGCCGAGATCAGGCAGATGACGGCGCGTGGTATCCGGATCGCGACGGAGACCAGGTCGGGGCTGGTGAGCGGCGGGGCGGTCGAAAGCCGGTAAATGCCACGGCTCACTTGCTCGAGCTCACCGCGGTCGCGAAGAGTGTATAGCGTCCGAGGGTGAACACCCAGACGAATGGCGTCGCTGGCGCGGAGCATGCCTTTGTGTTTGGCGAACACATGGCGTGCTTTGACGAGACCACCGTCAGCAATCGGCATTGGATAGAACCTACGGATATTATACACGGTATCCGAGATTTCTATCCAGTAGGTTTGAGCTCACTGCTCGTTCTTGTCGCGGTGGAATTCGGTGCTGAGAGTCGCTCTAAAGTTGCCTCGAAACCCGATTCTCCAAATCAGAAAGAGGCGCCTCCGATCGAGCTGACGACACCCGTTCCGCGATGAGTTATGGTGTCGGATGGCAAATGGAGGAGATGCCGGGCCGATTCGACGCGGACGACGTTGCGGAGGGAGATCTGAGGAGGGGTGTAAGTCTTGTTGCTACAGTTATTTACCGAAGGTACACGTCAGGGGCCTGTCGGAATGAAACCAATCTCGACGAAGAACCAACAACTTACGGACATGCCGATCCTCGTAACTTATTGATTCTAGGTTCGAGAGATTTTCATTCCGACAGACTCTCAGGATGTCCGGCCTCCCGGTGAAACATCGTCGACTTCGTTGCCTCCTGCTTCTCGTTCAGCATCTCGGGCCGATTGGGGGCGATGGCGACTTGGTCGGTGCCGGATGGACTACTGGCAGCGGCGTGACCACCGGTCTTTGAATTGGCTTCTCGACTGCGAGGCGATGCTGGTTGTCCAGCTCGGCGATCCTCATGTTGAGCCGTTCCCTTTCCTTGAAGGCGATCGGGTGTACTTCTCGCAGGGGTTCGATAATCCTGGCTTGGTTGCTGTCCATGCACGCAGTAAGGCCGCTGTCGTCGGCAAGGGGCGCTGACGGTAACCGGGCCGCTGCGAATGCGTTCTGCGCCATTCTGAGCGTGCTGTGGGGACATCCGACGCTTGCTCCCCAAGGCGAGAACGCCCATACTGCGGCCATGACCCTCAAGACGGCGGCATTCCTTGCGTTGATCGGAACCCTTCTGCTAACGGTTCTGATGGCGGTCGATTTCCTCCAGACCGTTTCGGGCGTCCTGAATGACGTGGTTCCTGCGATGGCACTTCTGAGATCGCTGGTGTATCTGGTGGCAAGCCTCAGCGTGACCGTGTTCTTCTACGTTTTCAACAGGGCGCAGCCTCGATGAATGGGTATTGGAAGCCGGCGCCGTAACTGGGGGTGCCCTGGCACCACTGGGTGTCTTGCGATCTGTCCTCGGTCATCCTGGGCGCCGGGGCAGTGGAGGATGGTCTCGTCTCGACCATTCCAAATAGCGGTAGCTCTGGCAGGAGCATTCGTCGATTCCAGTGCCTTGGCGTTCTCGGGAATACGTTGCTCTTCGGCGGCCTCTTCTAGCCGTTGGATGGCACATTGGCTTGGATTCTCTTTGAGAAAGCTGAGATATCGGTTGTCGTTACAGAGACGCCCCAACCTGTGTTTCGGTCATTGGCGGCCCCCTTCGGGATGGTGTACACCGATGGCTTGGGTAGCCAGTCCTGCAGGGAAGGGGGATGCCAGTTGCGGCCGCGCTCCGGTCACTCGCTGAGGTCGCGGCCCCTGCGCTCCTGGCCCAGGCAAGAAGCGATGGCGGCCAGAACCAGCGCGGTGCCCGCTGTGATGGCCATGGCGTTGGAATAGGGCATGTGTTCCGCCGCTAGCGCCTGTATGTAGACGATGGCGCTGGAGGCCAATGCCCCCATCTGGTAGGCAAAGCCAGGAAGCGAGCCTCGAACCGAGTTGGGCGCGAGTTCCGCAAGATGCGCTGGAATCACACCCCAGGCACCTTGGACCAGGAATTGCATGACCCACGCGGCCGCGATGGTGAGAGCAAGAGTCGGGGCGAAAGCCCACATGGGGACGACGAGGACGGCAAGTCCAAAGGCCACCGCCATGGAACGGCGGCGGCCGATCCGATCTGACAGGTAGCCGATCAACAAAGCGCCAACTAAGGTTCCGGTCAAGGCCAAGGCGGAGACGGCGGACCTGGTGGTTGGCAAGAGATTCCATTTCCTCTGGAGGAAGGTGGGATACAAATCCACGGTGGCGTGCCCTGCCAGATTCAAAGCCGCGAGCAGGCCCACCATCGAGAACAGCAGAGCTCGATAGCGATAGAGTTCGCCGAGGATCTCCCGGATCGTCCGTTTCTTTTGGACCTGCCAAACCTCCGATTCGGCCACGCGCAGGCGAATCACGAGGCAGAGAAGCGCCGGCAGCCCTCCAATGAAGAAGAGCGGGCGCCAGCCCCACTTGTCAAAGAAGAAGTAGTAACAACCCGCGGCGAGCAGATTGCCCATGGCATACCCCTGTTGCAACAAACCCGAGATCAAGCCCCGGCGTGCCGTTGGCGTCTTTTCCATCACGAGCGAGGCGCCAACGCCCCATTCCCCGCCTAAGCCAATCCCGAACAAGGCGCGTAGCGCGAGGAAGGTGGCGTAGCTCGGCGCGAAGGCGGTGAGGATTTCCACCACGGAATAGAAGATGAGGTCGACCATCAACGGCAACCGGCGGCCGAACCGGTCAGCGAGCAGACCAAAGAGGATTGCACCCAGCGGCCGGAAGGCGAGGGTTAGGGTGATGGCCAGAGCTATCTCGGAGTCCTTCCGGTGGAACTCGTCGGCGATGGCGGTCAGGCAATACACCACCAGGAAGAAGTCGAAGGAATCCAGAGCCCAGCCGAGGTACCCGGTAAGAACAGAGAACCGATAGCCGGCTGGCGGGGTAGAGGCTCGCGGGGACTCGGCCGGGGCGGCAGATTCGGGAGCGATGAGACCGGACACATTCTGGGACAAGATGTTTTCCTCTCTGTTTTCGGGGGGAGATGAGGCCTGGCCTTTATCAGTGCAACCGGAAAAATGCGGCGCCAGAGTCTACCAGGCGCACAGCCGGGCGATTCGGAGAATGATCAGAAGCGCGAGCAAGCCGCCTCAATACAGTGACTTACGTGACTACATCGAAGTCAGCCAAAAAGCATCCCGGAACGCTGGAGCCTGGCCCCTACCGCCGCTATGCTGATCCCACGATGGCAGCCGCCGGGTCAGACATGAGCCGCTGAATCGTGGATCCCAACCAGAAAGAGCGATGATGAAACCCACACGAAGAGATATCCTTCAGTACTCGGCGCTCGGCGCCGTCCTGCAGCAGAGTGTTTTCTCCCAGACTCGAAAATCCGCCGGTCCGGCGAAGTATCTGATCCTTGCCTGTGACGGCGGGGGCATGCGCGGGTACCTGTCCTCCCTGATCCTGCAGCGCCTGAACAGCGAGTGCGGCATCCTGGGTGAAGCGAATGGCAATGTCGATCTTTACGCGGGGACGTCGACGGGCGGTTTGATCGCCCTGGGATTGGCGCAGGGAAAGAGCATTGACGACGTCGTGACGCTCTACCAGAATGCAGGCGCACAGATCTTCTCTCCGCTCGGCGTGCAACTCACCTGCGCCGGCGCGGTGGCCGGCTGCACAAGCCCGATCCAAAACGATCCGGCAACTGGGGATACAGCGTCGGCGAAGGAACTATTCCAGGCGCTATTCGACAACATTGGAGATCCGTCGCTGTTATCGGTACTGGAGGCCTTCATTCCGGAAGACCCCGTGCTCTCCTCGCTGCCTTCCAAGGTGATGGTCGCGACCTTCCAACTGGCGGATCCCGCCGCCAATCCGGCAATCTGGAGCCCGTTGGTTATCGATAACTTCGACGGCTCCGCTGGAGCAAACACCCGGCTTTTTGATGCCGCATTGGCCACGTCCGCGGCGCCGGTCTACTTTCCTCCCTATTGCCATCCCCAGTTCGGGTGGTGCAGCGACGGCGGCCTGTTTGCGAACAATCCCGCGGCATTGGCCGTGAGCCTTGCGATTCAGCAGGGCCGATCGCTTTCCAACATCGCGGTTCTATCGATTGGAACAGGCAAGACGAGCGCGAACATCATGCCAACTCTGAGCGACCGGCTCTGTTTTGGAGTCAACCGTTGGGCCTCGCTGAAGGGACACGATTCCACGCCGACCTTCCCGTTACTGAATGCGATGATGGATGGGGTTTCCGACAGCACCCACGCCTTGTGCAGTCAGCTACTCGGAGGCGGCGGTCCGAACGGCAGGTATATGCGGCTCAACCCCGCGCTGCCGGCGTCGGTCGCGCTGGATGACTAT is a genomic window containing:
- a CDS encoding type IV toxin-antitoxin system AbiEi family antitoxin domain-containing protein; the protein is MPIADGGLVKARHVFAKHKGMLRASDAIRLGVHPRTLYTLRDRGELEQVSRGIYRLSTAPPLTSPDLVSVAIRIPRAVICLISALAHHRLTTQVPHAVDVALPSHAQIPKLDGIPLRVFWYSDPSFSSGIDVTSIDQVPVRMYSPEKTIADCFKYRNKIGLDVAIEALRAYRERTRKPDYPALSRFAKVDRVERVMRPYLEAML
- a CDS encoding MFS transporter, which encodes MSQNVSGLIAPESAAPAESPRASTPPAGYRFSVLTGYLGWALDSFDFFLVVYCLTAIADEFHRKDSEIALAITLTLAFRPLGAILFGLLADRFGRRLPLMVDLIFYSVVEILTAFAPSYATFLALRALFGIGLGGEWGVGASLVMEKTPTARRGLISGLLQQGYAMGNLLAAGCYYFFFDKWGWRPLFFIGGLPALLCLVIRLRVAESEVWQVQKKRTIREILGELYRYRALLFSMVGLLAALNLAGHATVDLYPTFLQRKWNLLPTTRSAVSALALTGTLVGALLIGYLSDRIGRRRSMAVAFGLAVLVVPMWAFAPTLALTIAAAWVMQFLVQGAWGVIPAHLAELAPNSVRGSLPGFAYQMGALASSAIVYIQALAAEHMPYSNAMAITAGTALVLAAIASCLGQERRGRDLSE
- a CDS encoding patatin-like phospholipase family protein: MMKPTRRDILQYSALGAVLQQSVFSQTRKSAGPAKYLILACDGGGMRGYLSSLILQRLNSECGILGEANGNVDLYAGTSTGGLIALGLAQGKSIDDVVTLYQNAGAQIFSPLGVQLTCAGAVAGCTSPIQNDPATGDTASAKELFQALFDNIGDPSLLSVLEAFIPEDPVLSSLPSKVMVATFQLADPAANPAIWSPLVIDNFDGSAGANTRLFDAALATSAAPVYFPPYCHPQFGWCSDGGLFANNPAALAVSLAIQQGRSLSNIAVLSIGTGKTSANIMPTLSDRLCFGVNRWASLKGHDSTPTFPLLNAMMDGVSDSTHALCSQLLGGGGPNGRYMRLNPALPASVALDDYSPETMQMFEQTAETYFDSPDWAQVVQWAKSTFVKLTPVQSSRVPPALIG